A part of Pungitius pungitius chromosome 15, fPunPun2.1, whole genome shotgun sequence genomic DNA contains:
- the LOC134105331 gene encoding hydrocephalus-inducing protein-like — MSTGFLLRNFTQVYFCLTGYYEVLNFGDCHVNCSYQENFTMTNHSSSQVVRFEWPPVGSHVSFSPQVGHLHAGCSKEVTVTFASNQPVTLTSQPIRCKLSQVNFQQPLEQVADWDDRRRTLQWQSSPKQASGAPQQHKKKKVMKTDPEPCCSVDYVKFSCSNDTIHFKDSMLYQTRLHQ; from the exons ATGTCAACTGGTTTCTTACTCAGGAATTTTACTCAAGTCTATTTCTGTCTGACAGGTTATTACGAGGTGCTGAATTTTGGCGACTGCCATGTAAATTGTTCCTATCAAGAGAATTTCACAATGacaaaccacagcagcagccaggtAGTGAGGTTTGAGTGGCCTCCTGTTGGATCCCATGTCTCCTTTTCACCACAG GTTGGGCACCTTCATGCCGGTTGTTCCAAGGAAGTGACTGTGACCTTTGCCTCCAATCAGCCAGTGACTCTTACCAGCCAGCCGATCAGATGCAAACTTAGTCAGGTGAATTTCCAGCAGCCACTCGAGCAGGTGGCCGACTGGGACGACCGGAGGAGGACATTGCAGTGGCAGAGTTCTCCCAAACAGGCCTCAGGAGCACCACAGcagcacaagaagaagaag GTGATGAAGACGGATCCTGAACCCTGCTGCTCTGTTGACTATGTGAAGTTCAGCTGCAGCAACGACACCATCCACTTCAAAGACAGCATGCTTTACCAAACCAGGCTCCACCAGTAA